CGTTCGTTCTCCGCATCCTTACGTTTTGCTTCCAACTCGAATACTTTCTTCTCCTTGTCCCGGCGGAATCCATCCTCCAATCGTGCTATCGTAGTTCTGCTTTCTGCGCTGTACAAACTGTCGTTGAGAGTCTTGAATTCGCGAAAGGTTTCTACGGCGGCCTTGTAATTCTGAAGGGTATCGTACACCAAGGATAATGACTCCAGCGAAATGACCATCGATTCGCGGGATCCGCTTTCACGACCGAGCATTAAGGCGTGATCGAAATATTCCCGCGCCGCTTGAAAGTTGCCGACCTTCGTCTGGTTCTTGCCTAAATTATTCAGCACTTGCGCTTGGCCCCGTGCATCACCCGCCTCTTTGCGCACTGCTAGAGCCTTCAAGAAGAACTGGTTAGCCAGATCGTATTTGCCCAATTCCATGTGGCAAATACCAATGTTATTGTTCAGTGAACCCTCATTCCGAAGGTTGTTCAACGGCCTATTGATAGCCACGGCCTGTTCAAAATAGGGAAGTGCCGTAGCAAAGTCCGACCGCTGTATATAGACCGCTGCGATATTGTTGAACGCACGCACTTTCCGGTTGGCCAATTCTTCGCTGGGTAGGTCCTTACTGGTGGCTTCCAATAAGCGTAGCGCATCGTTGTAGCAGCTAAGGCTCTGGTCGAAATTCCGGAGTTGGAAATGTAATACACCGATCTTCAATTGGATGTCGGATCGAGCCAGAACCAGCGACGCTATTGCACCATCCTTCCTGATCGCATCTTCGATCAAAAGTTGCGCCCGCTGGTATGCCTGCAAGGCTTCTGGCATAGCGCTGGTTGATTGGTATGCATCGCCGACCAGGATCAATACCTGTGCCTTTTCTTCCAATGAGCTCAGCTCATCCGATCGCTTTTCAGCCTCTAGTGCATGATAGAGTGCGGAGTCGGCATTGCTTAGTAAAAGTTCCTTTGCTAACGCCCCGTGAGAGTCCACTGTAGATCTGGTCCCATTACCCCCGGATCGATCCGGTTGGGAGAATACCAAGCGAGGAGCCATCAG
The nucleotide sequence above comes from Flavobacteriales bacterium. Encoded proteins:
- a CDS encoding tetratricopeptide repeat protein, with translation MHTTLANPIRTTPLVLSLVIILIALMAPRLVFSQPDRSGGNGTRSTVDSHGALAKELLLSNADSALYHALEAEKRSDELSSLEEKAQVLILVGDAYQSTSAMPEALQAYQRAQLLIEDAIRKDGAIASLVLARSDIQLKIGVLHFQLRNFDQSLSCYNDALRLLEATSKDLPSEELANRKVRAFNNIAAVYIQRSDFATALPYFEQAVAINRPLNNLRNEGSLNNNIGICHMELGKYDLANQFFLKALAVRKEAGDARGQAQVLNNLGKNQTKVGNFQAAREYFDHALMLGRESGSRESMVISLESLSLVYDTLQNYKAAVETFREFKTLNDSLYSAESRTTIARLEDGFRRDKEKKVFELEAKRKDAENERQRIWNIALATVAFFLLLTAFLIYKVMRARVLNGALEQERLHLEQEKLEAEQTILKESLDYKDRELTANALFLLKKNELIAHIAERLLKAKSTFKQENQKIVQDIVRDLQNSQDEHNWEEFEAHFTRVHSTFYQTLKEQFPALSPNERKLCAFLRLNMSTKDISAITHQSLNSITVARSRLRKKLNIEGEDVHLIDFLQSI